One Papio anubis isolate 15944 chromosome 18, Panubis1.0, whole genome shotgun sequence genomic window, CCGTGAAGCTGAGAAGCACCtggaaaagagtaagaaaaattaGAACACAAGTTTTTCAGGCTCTCTGATTTCCTTAAGGCAGTAGTAACAAAACTTCAAGGGAAACATCTAAATAGCAAAAGTCACCAAATGCTGAGTGTTCCAGAGCTCAAACAAGCCATGAGACACCAGCAAATGGTTATTCGTGTACACTGCTCCTGGCTGCAGCCTGCAAGCATACTAGCACTGCGAAGGTTCGTGGTCACTCAGCACGGTGTTCCCAGAAGAGCAACTCTGCTATGCAACTTGGGTTATGTCATCTCAGGCTACAATTGCCATCCTGAGGCAAGGCCTGACGATCACATAGAACTCAAGGCGGCAATGATCGTTCATTCTCTTACCATCAAAAGACCCTCAGGTCCTATAAAGACAAATTCAAAGGACTAGCATTCTCAGtccacagaagaaaggaaagcaatgCAGACACAAGTCACACGGCTGAAATGCGCAAATAGCTTCTTACTTGCATCTCGTGTCATCCTATAAGCTGAAGTCCATCTAAAGAAGTGAGAAGCTCATGTGGATAACCCTGTTGTGGTATAGTTGCTTTTCTCATTGACTTTCTTTTTCCCCGAACTtttaaactgattaaaaaaacttttttttaagagatgaggtttcactatgttgcccagacagcAGCTATTCACAAGCATGATCATAACACACTATACCCTCTgattcctgggttcatgcaatcctcctgcctctcaatgccaccacatccagactCTGACAGccttaaacagttttaaaaactgacacACAATAATGATACATATTTTATGGGGTACACAGTGATGTTTTGACACCTAACAGGTTAGGGTTATTAgcctatccatcacctcaaatgtTTTTCATCTCCTCTTGTTGGggacattcaatatcctcctccTCATTGAAGCTATATACTACTgggggtagctgagactacaggcacatgtcatcacacctggctaatttttttcttttaatgtagagatagggtcttgccatgttgcccaggctggtcttgaactcctggactcaggcaatcctcctgccttggcctcccgaagtgctgggattacaggtgtgagtcaccgggTCCGGCCTCAATTACTTTGCTTTTCTGAGAGTAACGTTCCTGAGAGTAAGCAGAGGCAGGGCAGCCTGACTTTGGAAAGACCCCTGCTCTTACCAAGCTGGCTCTGCAGCCTCTAGTTTGTAGAGAAGTCACTGCACTTTACTTCTCGTCCCAAGGAAAGGAGAAGTCACTAGTGTTGTAGGCTTAGCCCCTCAAAGCAGCACAATTTCCACTGTGGAGATATCCAGATTGAGTCTTGCCCCACATGGTCTGGCATTTACTATAATGCCATGGTGCCAGGGAGCCACAGCACATCATGAGGCAGATGTAACTTGGGAGACATGCAGCATAGAGGGTCCTTACTTCCACCTGGCACCAGTTCACCAGGGTTACCTCAGCTGTCTCCCATGAGAGTGGCACCCTGGTCATGTCTGAAGCAGGTCTACAGTAGGAAGAATGCTAGCTCAAAGCCGAGACACCATGAGACTTCCCATGCCAGAATTCCAGGAGGCGTACCCAAGAATCGCAGACTTGGGACAGGGTGAGGCAGATGCACTCAATGCAAAGTTGCCAACCCGGGGCACCTGAGCCCTCTTCTCAGGTGCTACCAGACCAGCCTCAAGCCTGAGGCTTTTAGAGGCTATTTCAGAAGGCACTATTCTAAGGGGAGCGCCGGCCACATGCCTGCTGTGCCTCCAAATCTGTTTTGATGCAGTTTTTACACCTGGACAGATTTAAAGCTGCTCCTCTCAAAGTCTTGCACTGCGGCCTCTGGCTGCTACTTGGATTTTCCCTTTAATGGAAACAAAGTTTAGAGAGTCTTCTGTTAAGCAATCACATCTGAAAGTGGAGCAGCTTGCATTTCAAGACCTTGTTGTACCCAATTAGCCCTTGGAGAAGATGCACCattaccttcctttttttttttaactgaagagaaaaaaacgAGCCAAGGGTTAGGAACTCCTCCATCATACACAAAAccgccccaccctgccccccgCAACTTTCCCTGTGATCACACAGGCTGAGGCTGACCCAGCGGCAGCTCCAAGTGGGGACCAGAGGAAACCCCAAGAGTAGAAGTGCGTGTCACCCTGAGTACAGACAAAGTACAGCCTCAAAGgacaaaccaaaacaacagcGACAAGGCAAAGACACCAAGACCCTTGGTAGTGGCAAAGCACCCAGGGATGGAGAGGGCGAAGGCACATGGTGCGCATGGCACACTGACCGTCGGGTGATTACCTGGCAGACTCTGCGGGATATGGGTGGGCACGGCAGCGTGTGGGAGAGGCGCTGCATGGGGCGGGCTGGAGTGCAAGCCAGCCAGAAGACCTGAGAGAAAACAGGAggggagaaaagaacaaaacacacacattgaAGACAGGCACGGAAAAGCAGCTCCAGCAGGCAAGAGCCCCTGACAACCTGCCAGGCCAGTCTGGGCACCACACCCAAAGGGGCAGTGGGGGCTCGGCACAGTTCCCGGAGATGTTCCCCACAGTCACACACCAGACTCAAACACAGGAACCAGAGTACATGACAGCAGGACCCCTGGCCACAATCTAGAGGTTCCCAAGTGACCAGAGGCAGCAAAGAAGCACTTACTGTGGCCAAGGCCATGGTGGAAGGGCCCAGGGGCAGGGCCTGTGACGATGGCATCCTTGGAGACCCCTGCTTTAGCAGAGGAGTCAGCGCTGAAGGAGAGCACATGGACAGGAATAGGGGTTATAATTCCCACGGTGTTCGAGCTCATGGCCCCAGACAGTTTTGGGCTGCTGGATTTGTAGGGTGAAGCCATCAAAGAGGAGCCGGTCAGCATCACAGTCCCACTTGCTCCTTTCTAGGGAAGAAACACAGCAAGAGGTAAGAACTCCAGTCCTGTTCATGGCTGACTCACACCAAACCTGGCAACACAAAGGAGGACACACACATCCATGTCAGCTGGCCCTCGGAGGCACCCTCTGACCCTGCAGCGCCAAAGACAGGACCCAGGACAGTCTTTATGAACCAACATGGAATGGATTCCAggcaacataattttttaaaaagcaggatatTAAACATGTCTCctacagaggttgcagtgagctgtgatcacgctactgcagtccagcctaggtgacacagccagactgtgtctcaaaaaaaaaaaaaaagcctcctttGTGAAGGGAAAAATGTAATATAGATATCCATAAAtgttcatgtgtatgtgtatatatatttatacacatacacatacatacatatatatatatatacctttgtatatatttattaatcttttgtttaaaaagaaaataaaccaaaaactaaaaagcttAGTTACCTTACAGGGGTGGTGGGTGCAGGAAAGGAGGTGAGACCTCCAACAGACCTTTCTATGGTTTTGTCTTTGCAACCACTTCATTTATATATtaacaaaacaggccgggcgtggtggctcacgcctgtaatcccagcacttgggaggctggggtgggcagatcatgaggtcaggagattgagaccatcctggctaacacagtgaaatcccgtctctgctaaaaatacaaaagattagcggGGCGCAGTGATGGgctcctctagtcccagctacttgggaggctgaggcaggtgaatggcgtgaaccccaggaggcggagcttgcagttgagctgagacagcgccactgcagtccagcctgggtgacagagcaagactccatctcaaaaaaaaaaaaaaaaaagaaaagaaaagaaaaagaaaaagaaaaaaaatgctcattccCTCTTCCCGAACCTGCTAAATCACTGGACTCTGTCCTTCAAAAATCAACAGAATCACTCTTAGAAAGTCCTGCTATTCCTGGTCCATGAACACCCTCACATGACTCCACTGAGAGAAGACAGCACTTCCATCCGCCTTgtttagagagacagagaggcaagGGGTCACAGAAGGCGAGTGCTGTGGCTCATTCTGTGCCACACAGACCCAGCCTCTGAAGAGGCATGGTCCTGGCTGTCTTTTAGCTCCCTTTGCCCTCTTCAGAAGAAGCTTTAGGCCATCCTGGGCTTCCTGTCACCAGAAAAGTGAATACCTGAGAACAGGGAGCCCAGTCTCCCGTCTCCCTTCCTACGTCTGAGCCCACTGTTCCTACCTGACCTGTGGTTTTAGATCTCTCTCTCCACCCGGGGCAAGGCAAGCAACCTCATCCCCAAGGCCCCTGTGAGTGGGGCAGCGCAGGCTGCTATGCCGGATACTCACTGACAAGGAGGTAGACGATGTCACACCACTGACTGAAGAAGGTACGGGCGCGGTCAGCAACTTTGCCACTCCCTGGGTCCCTCCACTGGAATCTCCGTTTGGACCGCCTGGAGGCGCTACCAGGGTCAACTTCTGGGAAACAGGCATTTTTTTCCCTGTTGAGCTTGGGACTGGTCGGCTGGTGGCCTGACCCACGGAGGGAGGCTGTATGCCAGGGACCAGGCTCCCAGAAGCAGAACTCTGGACTGGTGTTCCTCCCGAGGAAGAGCTGCCAGAAGAAACCCCATGTTTGGAGACAGAGCTGGCAAAGGGATTATTCTTGTAAGATGAGCCTGCAGAACTGACTGAGTGTGGCTTTGCTGGATGGCTCAGGGCAGAAGAGGACGAGGCTGGGGTCTTGTGAGAGCTGCTGCTGGAGGCTGGCAGGCCTCCTGAGGTGGCTGGTGCAGAGGGATGGAAGCCCTGGCCTTTGGCCGCTGTCTTCACTAACTGCAGGAAGGAACGATGACACTGTGGAGGAGAAGCCTTTGGGCCTTGGAGCTTATTGGCAAATGGAGATGGGGGCGTGAAGTTTTTCTGCTGCTGAGTGCCGGCATGAAACACTTTGacctgggggccaggcacgggAACTGCCACTTGGGGCACGTGAGACGTCCGTGGCAAGCTGTGATGCTTTGCTTTGGACTGATGTACTTCTGGCAGGCCCTTATTGAGGGGAGCCTGGCAGGACAGCTCTTTGTAGCCAGAACTCTCTGGTTTTTTCTCCTGAGAGGACTGCCCCAGTGCCAGAGCCTGTTCTGCCAGAAAATTGAGGGGCGACTGCAGAGAGCTAGCTGGTGGTGGAGCAGAAGGACTGGGCTTCACAaagttccttttttcttctgcacATAAAACACCTCCAACTTTTTCTGCAGGTGCTTTTGAGGGTGCAGGCAGTGTGAATTCAGAGTTCCCAGCTGCTCTGCTATTCAATGCAGCCAATTCCTTGGACACAGCTTCCACAGAGGAGGCTGGATTGCGGATCAACTCTTCATCCAACGAGTCCTCCACGTTGACAGGAGGAGGGTTAGCAAGGCCGCCCGATGCCTGGGATGGGAGCTCCCTGCTTGAGGCCCCAATACTCAGGCCTCCTGTCTGGTGATCTGAGGGCAAAGCAATGGGGCCACCAACCTGTCCTGATGGGACAGAAACCTTTTTATCAGGCTTCGTAGACGATTcctaaaggaaaacagaaatgctgaTGTTTAGAAAGGTCCAAAGATGCCAACATTGGCCTGTTGCGAGGATATAAACATGTGAACTTGAGGCGCAAAAAACTAGGTCTTCCTGTATAATTACAAAACAAGCGGTAGGAGAGAGCAGGAGCCGCGCCCACCTTGACTTTAGATGCCATGGCTTCATCACCCCTGGCGAGTATCTGGTTGGCCAGGGCTGGGTTTACCCCAGCATGCTTCGTTGCTAAGTACAAACATGCCACCAGgagaaattttcttctgttttgaaaaGTGTAAGACTCTCATGAAGAGATACTTTGCCTACTGGCATTCCCACTGTCAGCGCACTCCTAACTGCAATCAGACCAAGGCatggcatgagaattgcttaaagcagctattttttcctccttgatTTTTCCCAGCACCTAACTCCTCAGACTGGGTTCAAAGAAGAGTAAGTTTTTCATGGGAACAAGAATGGGGTCTAATACTTCACTCCTCCATCCCTGGTGCTCAATACAGTGTGTCTGGGATATTGTGGGAGCTCAACAGATACTTAGGAGTAAACGACTTGCACATCTCATTCTCATGGTCTGCTTAGGCATGGCTAAGGGCACCACACTAAGAACTGGAAAAAATGTCGATAAACAGCAATTTTTACTACATTGAGAGGTTTCTGCAACATCCAAGGTAATCTTCACAGTGTCTATTCTCCAGCCACTGTACTGCCCTCCATTTCCGCCTGGTGGCTCAACAAAGTCGCCTTTTCTTTCTGCTGTGGCTCCAAGCTAAACTGCACTTGGCTCAAGTGTATTTCTTCCATACAAAGATCACAGTGTAATACCTTCACACCTGCAGGGGCTCTTGACTCCTCAGAGGGCTGCCAAAAAGATCCCACTTAATCCCACAAGAACCCCAGGAATTGGGCCAGCTGGGTACTGTTTGTAGAACCAAGGCTAGAGGGGGGTTAAGTGGCTTGGGTCTCTGTCCCGGTGTAACTTCAAGAATGCCATCCTGAGTAGCTGTCCCCAGACCAGTAAAGATCAATGAGCTTCCACAGTCACTTGACAGGTTTCCAGAGCATAGTTGCAGGGAGATGAGCATAGCTGACATGTGACCTGAGCAAACTGACTCACCTTCACCTTGATTTTAGAAGGGTTAGCCATAACTTTCTTCTTGGCCCTGTTCAAAGGAATGAGCACAGAAAAGCTTTAGAGAATATCCAGAGGAGACCAAAAACAACACTTGTCCCGAGATGTGAAAATACCAAGACACTCACAGGATTGAAGTCAGGTGTCCATGGCCTCGTCTGCTCTCCTTAAACAGAGTCCTGAAAGACACAGAACACCAGGCATCTGTACATGCCCCAGAAAGCTGGGAGTCTACTCCCAGAGCTTTGCTAGCATTCCCGGTACTCAGTGGCTATCCCACATTAAATGTCAattggccaggtatagtggctcacgcctataatcccagcactttgggaggccaaggcaggtggatcacctgaggttaggagttcaagaccagcctgaccaaaatggtgagaccctgtctctactaaaaacacaaaaattagccaggcatggtggcgcacgccggtaatcccagctactcgggaggctgaggcaggagattcgctcaAACtagggaggcaggggttgcagtgaaccgagattgtaccattgcactccagtctgggcaacagactgggcaacagagcgagactctgttcccctcacacacaaaaaaggtcaAGGGATTGGGGAGCCAAATTCCTGGTGAGAGGATCGGAATGGGCCACACTGGCTGGCCAAAGGCTGAGTCTGGCCTTTACCAAGAAAATGTATGGCTCTACCTCAAACCTCTCATGGTGATGCTTCCCTAAAGGGCACAGCACTTTCCTTATTGCCTATTCCCTCCATTCCAGGAATAAAACGTGGAGTGACCCAGCACGTCTTTGTCCAGAGAAACTCAACAAAAAATGTTCTTCATATGAGTCCAGCCTATGTAGAAAGGACTGCAATTTCAAAGGTTCCAAGATCTGTCCGCACAACAGATGATTGGGGTCCAATCAATAAAATCACTCCAGCtaactttctctgtcttgtgtATGACAGAAATAACTTCATTCGCAGGAAGCGACTTCATACAAGGTAGCCTCTGAGACGGAAGCCTGGCACTTAGTTCCAGTAAGGAGTCAGCCCTGCTCCCTGCAAATGAGGCTTCTTCAGGAGCATCAGGAAAGACCCAAGATGAACCCATCTCTCAAATGCTCGCAGCAGCCTGTATGTTCAAACAGGAAAGTGCGGCCAGGCGCGcgggctcatgcctggaatcccagcactttgggaggccaaggcgggcagatcacgaggtcaggagatcaagaccatcctggctaacacagtgaaaccccatctctactaaaaatacaaaaaattagccgggcgtggtggcgggcacctgtagtcccagctactctggaggctgaggcaggagaatggcgtgaacccgggaggtggagcttgcagcgagctgagattgcaccactgcactccagcctgggcaacagagcgagactctgtctcaaaaaaaaaaaaaagaaaaaaaaaaggaaagtgcatATTGAGATAGGAGGCCAAACCTCAACCTGAAGTGGGAcaaaaaatatgacaaaacaaaaccctgcagGCAACTTCCCTTCCTCCAGGGAAGATCCAGAACACCCTTTCCCAGCTACCTGCATGTCCCCCAGTTACTCAGGTGAGATCAGAGTTGAGGCAGCTAGACAGTGACTCCCTGTGGGCAGGGATCCTGTTGGCCTGGCACAAACGCAGCGTTCAAATATGTCTTGACTGTAGACGCCCATCTCAGCACACGGCCCTCACCTGGCCTGCATCCAGCCTTTGGGCCAGAGGGGCTTGACCTCCGCGTCCAGAAAGCCCTTCACGCAGTCCTCCCAAGCCTGGGCTTTGTTGTTCCTCTCCAGGTCGTGGCTCTCCAGTTTGATCTTCACCACCTGGCACAGTAGCTCCCTGAGAAGGAGGCAGAAATCAGAAACTCCAAACTACTCCAGATGCTTCTTCAAGGTTCCAATCATGTGCTTTCAGCAGCCCTGATGAAAGTAAATGAGCCTAACCTTTGTCAGCAATAGGGGATGTGCTCAGACACTGCCCTACCAACCCTCCAAAGAGGCCAAGTCCCAGTGGGGGCACACCTGATCTCATCATTCCACTGGAACTTCTTCCTAGGTCCCATTATCCTCCTGCcccctttttcttcatcttcttcctcaTCCGAACAAATCCGGTCCCTCTGCTCcttgtctttctcctcttccagCATCCTACAGGGTGAATAGAATTACACGGGGCCCCAAGGTGCTCCTGCCCACCACCTCTCCCCTCACCCTCTGTACAACTGGGACTtcacagagaaggagaaaaggccAGAGAAGAGCCAAGAGGCTCCTGGAGAAATGGCAGTACACACCGAGAAACGGGAGGGGAAGAGGCAAGAGACGGGAGGGTCGCGCCATGCAAGCGCCAGGACAAACTTACTTGGCAACCTTTGCCTGCGTGTGTGCCTGGCATTCGTCCTGGTACTTGGCCATCTGCTCCGGCATTGCCCTGCCAATAGCTTCCTTGAGCTTCTGGAGAGGCTCCTTCAGACGCCCCCCCTGTGAAGAGTGGGACAAAATTCAAGCCAGGTTTACACATCGCTCTTATGTTCAGGACGCACGACAGGGTGATCGCAAGGAGGCAGTGGGGCAGCAGATGCGGCATTGATTAAGACTCAGTCACCCCTCCACCAGGCCCCAAAGCCAAAGGGCTTCACTCTAGAGTCACCCACCTGTTCATAGAGGTGAAGTTTCCGAGCACGCTTGAGCAGGGCATCCTTGCTGCAGGGCAGGAATGACGCGAGATAGGCATATACCCCAGAGCGGACCTGACTGCTCAGCTCCCGAGTCTGTGCCTCTATGCTGAAGAACAGAATACAGTCACCACCcgctgcagctcactgcaactcttgTCTTCATCAGCTCACTATATGTGGAGAGGAAAGCTAGGGGCCAAAGGCAGGTCAGACCCTGTCTTGTTGGTCACACAATGTAACTGAGTGCCCAAGGAAACACAT contains:
- the UBN1 gene encoding ubinuclein-1 isoform X3, which gives rise to MSEPHRVQFTSLPGSLNPAFLKKSRKEEAGGAEQHQDCEPAAAAVRITLTLFEPDHKRCPEFFYPELVKNIRGKVKGLQPGDKKKDLSDPFNDEEKERHKVEALARKFEEKYGGKKRRKDRIQDLIDMGYGYDESDSFIDNSEAYDELVPASLTTKYGGFYINSGTLQFRQASESEDDFIKEKKKKSPKKRKLKEGGEKIKKKKKDDTYDKEKKSKKSKFSKAGFTALNASKEKKKKKYSGALSVKEMLKKFQKEKEAQKKREEEHKPVAVPSAEAQGLRELEGASDPLLSLFGSTSDNDLLQAATAMDSLTDLDLEHLLSESPEGSPFRDMDDGSDSLGVGLDQEFRQPSSLPEGLPAPLEKRVKELAQAARAAEGESRQKFFTQDINGILLDIEAQTRELSSQVRSGVYAYLASFLPCSKDALLKRARKLHLYEQGGRLKEPLQKLKEAIGRAMPEQMAKYQDECQAHTQAKVAKMLEEEKDKEQRDRICSDEEEDEEKGGRRIMGPRKKFQWNDEIRELLCQVVKIKLESHDLERNNKAQAWEDCVKGFLDAEVKPLWPKGWMQARTLFKESRRGHGHLTSILAKKKVMANPSKIKVKESSTKPDKKVSVPSGQVGGPIALPSDHQTGGLSIGASSRELPSQASGGLANPPPVNVEDSLDEELIRNPASSVEAVSKELAALNSRAAGNSEFTLPAPSKAPAEKVGGVLCAEEKRNFVKPSPSAPPPASSLQSPLNFLAEQALALGQSSQEKKPESSGYKELSCQAPLNKGLPEVHQSKAKHHSLPRTSHVPQVAVPVPGPQVKVFHAGTQQQKNFTPPSPFANKLQGPKASPPQCHRSFLQLVKTAAKGQGFHPSAPATSGGLPASSSSSHKTPASSSSALSHPAKPHSVSSAGSSYKNNPFASSVSKHGVSSGSSSSGGTPVQSSASGSLVPGIQPPSVGQATSRPVPSSTGKKMPVSQKLTLVAPPGGPNGDSSGGTQGVAKLLTAPVPSSVSGVTSSTSLSKGASGTVMLTGSSLMASPYKSSSPKLSGAMSSNTVGIITPIPVHVLSFSADSSAKAGVSKDAIVTGPAPGPFHHGLGHSASQLHGKGPAVPRKL
- the UBN1 gene encoding ubinuclein-1 isoform X2, giving the protein MSEPHRVQFTSLPGSLNPAFLKKSRKEEAGGAEQHQDCEPAAAAVRITLTLFEPDHKRCPEFFYPELVKNIRGKVKGLQPGDKKKDLSDPFNDEEKERHKVEALARKFEEKYGGKKRRKDRIQDLIDMGYGYDESDSFIDNSEAYDELVPASLTTKYGGFYINSGTLQFRQASESEDDFIKEKKKKSPKKRKLKEGGEKIKKKKKDDTYDKEKKSKKSKFSKAGFTALNASKEKKKKKYSGALSVKEMLKKFQKEKEAQKKREEEHKPVAVPSAEAQGLRELEGASDPLLSLFGSTSDNDLLQAATAMDSLTDLDLEHLLSESPEGSPFRDMDDGSDSLGVGLDQEFRQPSSLPEGLPAPLEKRVKELAQAARAAEGESRQKFFTQDINGILLDIEAQTRELSSQVRSGVYAYLASFLPCSKDALLKRARKLHLYEQGGRLKEPLQKLKEAIGRAMPEQMAKYQDECQAHTQAKVAKMLEEEKDKEQRDRICSDEEEDEEKGGRRIMGPRKKFQWNDEIRELLCQVVKIKLESHDLERNNKAQAWEDCVKGFLDAEVKPLWPKGWMQARTLFKESRRGHGHLTSILAKKKVMANPSKIKVKESSTKPDKKVSVPSGQVGGPIALPSDHQTGGLSIGASSRELPSQASGGLANPPPVNVEDSLDEELIRNPASSVEAVSKELAALNSRAAGNSEFTLPAPSKAPAEKVGGVLCAEEKRNFVKPSPSAPPPASSLQSPLNFLAEQALALGQSSQEKKPESSGYKELSCQAPLNKGLPEVHQSKAKHHSLPRTSHVPQVAVPVPGPQVKVFHAGTQQQKNFTPPSPFANKLQGPKASPPQCHRSFLQLVKTAAKGQGFHPSAPATSGGLPASSSSSHKTPASSSSALSHPAKPHSVSSAGSSYKNNPFASSVSKHGVSSGSSSSGGTPVQSSASGSLVPGIQPPSVGQATSRPVPSSTGKKMPVSQKLTLVAPPGGPNGDSSGGTQGVAKLLTAPVPSSVSGVTSSTSLSKGASGTVMLTGSSLMASPYKSSSPKLSGAMSSNTVGIITPIPVHVLSFSADSSAKAGVSKDAIVTGPAPGPFHHGLGHSLLAGLHSSPPHAAPLPHAAVPTHIPQSLPGKIQVAARGRSARL
- the UBN1 gene encoding ubinuclein-1 isoform X1: MSEPHRVQFTSLPGSLNPAFLKKSRKEEAGGAEQHQDCEPAAAAVRITLTLFEPDHKRCPEFFYPELVKNIRGKVKGLQPGDKKKDLSDPFNDEEKERHKVEALARKFEEKYGGKKRRKDRIQDLIDMGYGYDESDSFIDNSEAYDELVPASLTTKYGGFYINSGTLQFRQASESEDDFIKEKKKKSPKKRKLKEGGEKIKKKKKDDTYDKEKKSKKSKFSKAGFTALNASKEKKKKKYSGALSVKEMLKKFQKEKEAQKKREEEHKPVAVPSAEAQGLRELEGASDPLLSLFGSTSDNDLLQAATAMDSLTDLDLEHLLSESPEGSPFRDMDDGSDSLGVGLDQEFRQPSSLPEGLPAPLEKRVKELAQAARAAEGESRQKFFTQDINGILLDIEAQTRELSSQVRSGVYAYLASFLPCSKDALLKRARKLHLYEQGGRLKEPLQKLKEAIGRAMPEQMAKYQDECQAHTQAKVAKMLEEEKDKEQRDRICSDEEEDEEKGGRRIMGPRKKFQWNDEIRELLCQVVKIKLESHDLERNNKAQAWEDCVKGFLDAEVKPLWPKGWMQARTLFKESRRGHGHLTSILAKKKVMANPSKIKVKESSTKPDKKVSVPSGQVGGPIALPSDHQTGGLSIGASSRELPSQASGGLANPPPVNVEDSLDEELIRNPASSVEAVSKELAALNSRAAGNSEFTLPAPSKAPAEKVGGVLCAEEKRNFVKPSPSAPPPASSLQSPLNFLAEQALALGQSSQEKKPESSGYKELSCQAPLNKGLPEVHQSKAKHHSLPRTSHVPQVAVPVPGPQVKVFHAGTQQQKNFTPPSPFANKLQGPKASPPQCHRSFLQLVKTAAKGQGFHPSAPATSGGLPASSSSSHKTPASSSSALSHPAKPHSVSSAGSSYKNNPFASSVSKHGVSSGSSSSGGTPVQSSASGSLVPGIQPPSVGQATSRPVPSSTGKKMPVSQKLTLVAPPGGPNGDSSGGTQGVAKLLTAPVPSSVSGVTSSTSLSKGASGTVMLTGSSLMASPYKSSSPKLSGAMSSNTVGIITPIPVHVLSFSADSSAKAGVSKDAIVTGPAPGPFHHGLGHSLLAGLHSSPPHAAPLPHAAVPTHIPQSLPGASQLHGKGPAVPRKL